In Erigeron canadensis isolate Cc75 chromosome 6, C_canadensis_v1, whole genome shotgun sequence, the following are encoded in one genomic region:
- the LOC122604690 gene encoding mitochondrial outer membrane protein porin 2-like: protein MATSKNRNPKKLRKTSNQTPPITSSPTTMKTGPGLFSNFGKVSQDVLTKDYLLDRKLSISTTSVTGMTFTSTTTNKNGVPAADVEAVYKSKKASIGVNLDAKLNINLNLTGKDLVPSTNTSASFKLGDFKSSKVPGTLSITEIAPSTKTIASFQLPDFKPSKLEVYYFHQHATLTSTMALNQTPTVDVSATFGTTAFALGAKAAYEASSSKFLNFAIGINVNSPHSTASMVLDDKGDTVKASYLQYFNVSRKTAAAAEITRKLSKNKTDYVVGGCYAFDHRTMVKARLTNCTKLSALLQHEIVPKSIVTLSSELDIKALHKTPKFGLALVLKL, encoded by the exons ATGGCGACATCAAAAAATCGAAATCCAAAAAAGCTGAGGAAAACAAGTAACCAAACACCACCTATAACTTCAAGTCCAACAACAATGAAAACTGGGCCAGGACTCTTCTCTAACTTTGGCAAGGTTTCTCAAG ATGTGCTCACCAAGGACTACCTGCTGGATCGAAAACTTTCCATTTCAACGACTAGTGTTACAGGCATG ACATTTACATCAACGACAACAAATAAAAATGGTGTCCCAGCCGCAGATGTTGAAGCAGTCTACAAGTCTAAGAAGGCGTCAATTGGTGTCAATTTAGATGCaaaattaaat ATTAACTTAAATTTAACTGGGAAGGATCTTGTGCCCTCAACAAACACCAGTGCTTCATTCAAACTTGGAGATTTTAAATCTAGCAAGGTCC CTGGAACATTATCTATCACAGAGATAGCCCCCTCAACAAAGACCATTGCTTCATTTCAATTACCTGATTTTAAACCTAGCAAG CTCGAGGTTTACTACTTTCATCAGCATGCTACTTTAACATCAACAATGGCTTTGAATCAAACTCCGACTGTTGATGTTTCGGCAACATTTGGGACAACAGCATTTGCCTTGGGTGCAAAGGCGGCCTATGAGGCGTCTTCTAGTAAATTCTTGAATTTTGCTATTGGTATCAATGTTAACTCACCACATTCTACTGCTTCTATGGTCCT GGATGACAAAGGGGACACGGTTAAGGCATCATATCTACAATATTTTAATGTGTCAAGAAAGACTGCGGCTGCAGCGGAGATTACCAGAAAGTTATCAAAAAACAAGACCGACTATGTGGTTGGAGGGTGCTATGCATTTGATCATCGAACAATGGTTAAGGCCAGGCTCACCAATTGTACAAAGCTAAGTGCACTCTTGCAGCATGAGATAGTTCCTAAATCGATTGTGACTTTATCTAGTGAACTCGACATCAAAGCCTTGCACAAAACTCCAAAGTTTGGTTTGGCTCTTGTGCTCAAGCtttga
- the LOC122605501 gene encoding calcium-transporting ATPase 2, plasma membrane-type-like, translated as METYLNQNFSGVKPKHSSGDNLKRWRTLCGVVKNPKRRFRFTANLLKRDEAAAMRRSNQEKLRVAVLVSKAAAQFLQGVQPEQDDYTVPEEVKAAGFDICADEVGSIVEGHDPKRLKYHGGVDGIAKKLKTSTTDGISTDYWGMTRRQEVFGINKFTESAQRSFWMFVWEALQDMTLMVLGACAFVSLIVGIATEGWPKGAHDGLGIVASILLVVFVTATSDYRQSLQFKDLDKEKKKISIQVTRNAYRQKMSIYELLPGDIVHLAIGDQVPADGLFLSGFSVSIDESSLTGESEPIMVSAENPYLLSGTKVQDGSCKMLVTTVGMRTQWGKLMATLSEGGDDETPLQVKLNGVATIIGKIGLFFAIVTFAVLVQKLITRKIIEGTHWRWTGDDALALLEYFAIAVTIVVVAVPEGLPLAVTLSLAFAMKKMMNDKALVRHLAACETMGSATSICSDKTGTLTTNRMTVVKACICKKVMDLTNQIATEIPDNASKLLLQSIFTNTGGEVVINQHGEHEILGTPTEAAILNFGLSLGGDFQSERQKSKVLRVEPFNSTKKRMGVVLELPEGVVRAHCKGASEIILAACEKMINGNGEVVNLDEASLNHLKSTIDSFAGEALRTLCLAYIDLKNDVSAETPIPASGYTFIGIVGIKDPVRPGVKESVALCRAAGITVRMVTGDNMNTAKAIAKECGILTDDGIAIEGPDFREKSLEELDWLIPKIQVMARSSPLDKHTLVKHLRTTFGEVVAVTGDGTNDAPALHEADIGLAMGIAGTEVAKESADVIILDDNFSTIVTVAKWGRSVYINIQKFVQFQLTVNVVALIVNFTSACLTGSAPLTAVQLLWVNMIMDTLGALALATEPPNDELMKRSPVGRTGNFISNAMWRNILGQSLYQFTVIWLLQSKGKSFFGLHGNDSDLILNTLIFNAFVFCQLFNEINSREMEKEDVTDGIWDNNVFVSVISATFVFQVIIVEYLGTFANTSPLTIMQWFFSIFIGYLSMPIAVYLKRIPVCIEKTDPLAY; from the exons ATGGAGACTTATTTGAATCAGAATTTTAGCGGTGTCAAACCCAAGCATTCGTCGGGCGACAACTTGAAAAGATGGCGAACGTTGTGTGGGGTTGTTAAGAATCCTAAACGACGATTTCGTTTCACTGCTAACTTACTCAAACGCGATGAGGCTGCTGCCATGCGCCGTTCCAATCAG GAGAAGTTGAGGGTAGCGGTTTTGGTTTCAAAGGCAGCAGCTCAGTTTTTACAAG GGGTCCAACCCGAACAAGATGACTACACGGTCCCTGAGGAAGTCAAAGCCGCTGGTTTTGACATATGTGCAGATGAAGTAGGTTCCATTGTCGAAGGCCACGACCCCAAAAGGCTTAAATATCACGGTGGAGTAGATGGTATTGCAAAGAAGCTTAAAACATCAACAACTGATGGAATTTCTACTGACTATTGGGGGATGACCCGTAGACAAGAAGTGTTTGGCATTAACAAATTTACGGAGTCTGCACAACGCAGCTTTTGGATGTTTGTATGGGAGGCGCTTCAAGATATGACCTTAATGGTCCTCGGTGCGTGTGCCTTTGTTTCTTTGATAGTTGGAATAGCAACAGAAGGTTGGCCCAAGGGAGCTCATGATGGTCTTGGAATCGTGGCAAGTATTTTGTTGGTTGTTTTTGTAACAGCAACAAGTGATTATCGACAGTCTTTACAATTTAAAGACTTGgataaagagaaaaagaaaatatcgATTCAAGTTACCAGAAACGCATATAGGCAAAAGATGTCAATATACGAGTTACTACCTGGTGATATTGTACATCTTGCTATAGGTGACCAAGTACCTGCGGATGGACTTTTCCTTTCTGGGTTCTCAGTATCCATTGATGAATCAAGTTTGACCGGTGAGAGTGAGCCAATAATGGTCAGTGCTGAAAACCCTTACTTATTGTCAGGAACCAAGGTTCAAGATGGTTCATGTAAAATGTTGGTTACGACAGTGGGGATGCGAACACAATGGGGAAAATTAATGGCAACTCTTAGTGAAGGAGGAGATGATGAAACACCATTGCAAGTCAAGCTAAATGGAGTCGCAACAATTATTGGAAAAATCGGTCTTTTCTTTGCCATAGTCACATTTGCAGTTCTTGTGCAAAAGTTGATAACCCGTAAGATCATAGAAGGAACTCACTGGAGATGGACCGGTGATGATGCATTAGCACTATTGGAATATTTTGCTATTGCTGTCACCATTGTTGTTGTTGCAGTTCCAGAGGGATTACCATTAGCTGTCACATTAAGTCTGGCATTTGCCATGAAAAAGATGATGAATGATAAGGCACTTGTGCGCCATCTAGCAGCCTGTGAGACTATGGGATCTGCAACGAGTATATGCAGTGATAAAACTGGGACGCTAACTACAAATCGCATGACTGTAGTGAAAGCTTGCATTTGTAAAAAAGTCATGGACTTGACTAATCAAATAGCTACTGAAATCCCAGATAATGCTTCAAAGCTTCTTCTACAATCAATATTCACTAACACTGGGGGTGAAGTTGTCATTAATCAACACGGGGAACATGAGATACTAGGAACCCCAACAGAGGCTGCCATACTGAACTTTGGGTTGTCACTAGGTGGTGATTTTCAATCTGAGCGCCAAAAGTCCAAAGTCTTACGGGTCGAGCCCTTCAACTCTACAAAAAAGCGAATGGGAGTTGTACTGGAGCTACCAGAAGGTGTTGTAAGAGCTCATTGTAAAGGCGCTTCAGAAATAATATTGGCAGCATGTGAGAAGATGATCAATGGAAACGGTGAAGTTGTAAATCTTGACGAGGCGTCCCTTAATCATCTAAAGAGTACAATAGATAGTTTTGCTGGTGAAGCCCTTAGGACGTTATGTCTTGCGTATATAGACCTCAAGAATGATGTCTCTGCAGAAACTCCTATTCCAGCTTCTGGTTACACGTTCATTGGAATTGTGGGTATCAAAGATCCCGTGCGTCCTGGTGTCAAAGAATCAGTGGCTCTCTGTCGAGCAGCTGGTATAACTGTCCGGATGGTTACAGGAGACAATATGAATACTGCAAAGGCAATAGCTAAGGAATGTGGAATACTTACAGATGATGGTATTGCAATAGAAGGTCCAGATTTTCGTGAAAAGAGTCTTGAGGAATTGGACTGGCTAATTCCCAAGATTCAG GTGATGGCCCGGTCTTCTCCTTTGGATAAGCATACACTAGTGAAGCACTTGCGAACAACATTTGGGGAGGTTGTGGCAGTTACTGGTGACGGAACAAATGATGCTCCGGCACTTCATGAAGCAGATATTGGTCTTGCAATGGGCATTGCTGGGACTGAG GTAGCCAAAGAGAGCGCGGATGTTATTATTCTAGATGACAACTTCTCCACAATCGTAACTGTAGCCAAATGGGGACGATCGGTCTACATAAACATTCAAAAGTTCGTACAGTTTCAGCTCACAGTCAACGTTGTTGCTTTGATTGTCAACTTCACTTCAGCTTGTTTGACAG GGAGTGCTCCTCTCACGGCTGTTCAACTTTTGTGGGTCAACATGATCATGGACACGTTGGGAGCCCTTGCGCTAGCAACTGAACCTCCAAATGATGAGTTAATGAAGAGATCTCCTGTTGGAAGAACAGGAAATTTTATCAGCAATGCTATGTGGCGGAATATACTGGGACAGTCTTTGTACCAGTTCACAGTGATATGGCTACTTCAATCAAAAGGAAAATCATTTTTCGGTCTTCATGGAAATGATTCTGATTTGATCCTTAACACTCTTATTTTCAATGCCTTTGTCTTCTGTCAG CTTTTTAATGAGATCAATTCTAGAGAAATGGAGAAAGAAGACGTTACAGATGGTATATGGGATAACAACGTGTTTGTAAGCGTTATCTCAGCAACATTTGTTTTCCAGGTGATAATAGTCGAGTACCTGGGTACATTTGCAAATACATCACCACTTACAATTATGCAATGGTTCTTTAGCATTTTCATTGGGTATTTAAGCATGCCAATTGCTGTCTACTTAAAGAGGATCCCTGTTTGCATAGAAAAAACTGATCCTTTAGCTTATTAG
- the LOC122606334 gene encoding cyclin-D5-1, whose product MNSDTTYSLPNLLCEEDDSCLSDPKIRANDVSFSEDDHFYIQSLIEKESKSNDYYGCVCFDDFENNNTKKQQWFQCARLHAINWIFSTREILGFHLSTAYLSLVYFDRFNSRRLIDSEKEWAIQLLSIACLSLAAKMEEQIVPSLSHYKAQGYNFESSVIQRMELMVLTTLEWKMCCITPFAYIHHFLSKICDDCDCNEFLISNAIGFVLDFSKEVNLMDHRPSIVAMAAVLLACDDQLTRNTMEFKIGDLTSLQSLDKGCIYDCYNLLKAIETKKSNTPKSINSFGCLRNRWSTSSNIGIKRKLTYNGFEQKCPLQKTSRRL is encoded by the exons ATGAATTCAGACACAACATATTCACTACCAAATCTACtatgtgaagaagatgattcATGTTTAAGTGATCCCAAAATCAGGGCCAATGATGTTTCTTTTTCAGAAGATGACCATTTTTATATACAATCTTTGATTGAAAAAGAATCCAAGTCAAATGATTATTATGGGTGTGtttgttttgatgattttgagaataataatactaaaaaacaaCAATGGTTTCAATGTGCAAGATTACATGCCATTAATTGGATCTTCAGT ACAAGAGAAATTTTGGGGTTTCATTTGAGTACAGCTTATCTCTCTCTGGTTTACTTTGATAGATTCAATTCAAGAAGACTTATTGAT aGTGAGAAAGAATGGGCTATTCAATTGTTGAGCATTGCATGCTTATCTTTGGCTGCTAAAATGGAGGAACAAATTGTGCCATCATTGTCTCATTACAAAGCACAAGGTTACAACTTTGAAAGCAGTGTGATTCAAAGAATGGAATTAATGGTTTTGACAACATTAGAATGGAAAATGTGTTGCATAACTCCATTTGCTTACATTCACCATTTTTtatccaagatttgtgatgattgtGACTGTAATGAGTTTCTAATATCGAACGCTATTGGATTCGTTCTTGATTTCTCTAAAG AGGTTAATTTGATGGATCATAGACCATCTATTGTTGCAATGGCAGCGGTGTTATTAGCTTGTGATGATCAATTGACAAGAAACACAATGGAGTTCAAGATTGGTGATTTGACATCACTTCAGTCCCTTGATAAA GGATGTATATACGACTGTTATAATCTTTTAAAGGCGATCGAGACTAAGAAGAGTAACACCCCCAAGTCGATAAATTCCTTTGGTTGTTTGAGAAATCGTTGGAGCACTTCCTCCAACATTGGTATCAAGAGGAAACTTACGTACAACGGCTTTGAACAAAAATGTCCGTTACAAAAGACTAGTAGACGATTGTAG